The DNA sequence gtccggcatatcattggttcatcgacgattCATCCAATTCTttagtgcattgtcctctcttgtagcctattactcaatcggccaattgacctccgtaactctgatttccttggcataatttcctctcttcttggcccgattcccgaactcatggcccgaagccttctactgatacgtcgatgatcctccggctcgatgtccaatcttctgacatgttctactctggcccaacatgattcttcctgctttaattgtctctccctgatcgaagctttctacgtcactcaaaacatagattaaatcataaacactcaatttgtttcatcatcaaaatttgagattcaattgaAAGGATTTGAACTGAATCATATTCgtgaaaaaaatatatgtttcattgaatcaagcttctacttttgcaaagagaaatgattcatcataaaagatcaaaatgcatatattaaaaattcatgaatcaaatcccttttcttataaatagaaggaagaagaattCATAGGAAATGATTATCGCATAAAATATCAAGTAtagcaaaaatccatgaataaaacttaaagaaggtgataggaaatgatcttaaTAAAGAGAAAACTCAATTTCTAAAAgtcaagaaatccaaaaaatatataaaggaaTTCTTGCATTCGAAAGATTTAATATGTCTAATTCTCttcaaatgaaatcaaattgttcgtcattcaatgattttataaaaatatatgctaattgatgtttagtatcaataaattctaaagatatattatgattattaacatgatctctaattaaatgatatttaatatcaatatgtttagttttagagtgttaaataggattttttattaaacatattgcactagtgttatcacattttataggtatgtttttcaagtgaattccataatcttctaaagtgtttttcatctatataacttgtgcacaaagtgcacctgctgctatatactcggcttcggttgtagataattcaatcaagttttgtttcttggaagaccaagagacaagtgcatgacctaagaattgacatatttcggatgtactttttctatctatttgataactAGTAAAATCAGCATCGGTataagcaagtaactcaaagtttttagattttggatactataatcctagattaggagttccttttaggcatctaaaaatccttttaacatcttttaagtgagattgcttaggattagattgaaaattttcatatatttcaacactaaacataatatcaggtctagttgctatgaggtataataaactacctatcatacccctataagtcttttaatcaaaacattctctattaatatacatatctaattttgtaaaagtgctcattggtgtattaatagctgTTGCaccatccatattaaatcgtttcaaTACATCTGAAGCATTCttaatttgactaataaaaattccaTCACTTAATTGTTTAAGTTGCAATCCaaagaaaaaaagttaattcaagctcatttcaaactcttgacttatACTTTTGGTAAACGATTCGCACAAAGATTCATTTGAAGAACCGCAAaagatatcattaacataaatttggacaatgaaaaaattatttccaAAATAtttaatgtccgatcttcttggctcgatgaccGAATTCACGGACCGAAACCTTCTGCTGACATGTCGAGCGATGCTCCAGCTTGATGACCAATCTCTTGATgtgttcaactccggcccaatatctgattcttcctactttattcAATTTACCTCTTCTTAATCGaagctagtgttgaatctcagattttgatgatgaaaccaatcaatatgtgtttatattttaatctgtgttttgagtgacgccggatgtttcgatcaggatgagaaaattaaagcaggaaaattatgttgggccggaggaacacgtcaaaagattggacgtcgggccggtggatcggtcgacgtatcgacagaaggcttcgagccgtggattcgggcatcgggccaagaagagcgaacattgtgccaaggatatcggagttgcggagttaactagttgattgggcaataggccacaggagaggacgatacgccgaagaatcgaacgaagcatcaagggaccaatgacatgccggacaacttgattagatgcttaggattaattgtctagatcgaagtgtattttacatgtgcaggattaactacgatagtatgaagacataaagcaagtttaccgaagtcaagttcgatgggtgttcgagagtccgccgaaagtccgaagaatcgtcggaaccaaccgagaaagaatctgggacttgccgaagttttcagaagtccaccgaaaagatcgtcggaggttcgcagagatcaccgagaaggttcagatacttgccaaagactcgttgaactcgccacaagactaggagcctattgggagtccgtcggaagaaatccgagggtgtatcgaaagtctgccggaagttcatcgaaaagctcgccggaaggaaactcgacattgtcgattaaaaatttgcttagggctatgtcttaatttcatagtttgcatataatttgggttaggattaagggttaatcctataacccgattaggggccaattgggcccaagtttggactggtttgagccaagtttggagcccaaccagtgagctggaatagtccaagcgatggcaccgcccaaaacctgagaggtccggcggtggcaccgccagtacattgccAGACTagtcggtggcaccgctcagaacccaagaggtctggcggtggcaccgccagcacactgtcggactgggcggtggcactgcccaaaacccgagaggtctagcggtggcactgccaatacactgtcagtgttaaacactgacaagcggtggcaccgccattgataggcggtggcaccgctagcaccgggaaacccaaaagcaattcaaatttagagcccaaatttgaatcatcttggggcctataaatacccctcaattctcaatagagacaatacctttttgacaagttagaaagtgagaaaaagctctagcaaagtcttgttttcaatagctttagtgttcacctccctctttttctttgaaaaatctgtaagagtgtgaaccacttgtaagaaggttgtaagaggggtatttgatccttcccttcaaagtgatttgctagtggaagttgggagcctcattgaaaaaggcttcgaaagtggatgtaggtcatttgactgaaccactatacatcgtggtgttccttgaatgtgtgagtgtttaattgttTGAATCATTTCTTTACTTAGTTataaatcattcggttttcatccCCCTACTCTTaagtacctttactcgagctattttagctaagtcatccttcatcgaatcaaaatctctacatatttacgaaatcgatttcaaacttacgagttttaatccgctgcactaattcaccgccccccctcttagtgccgctccgatcctaatagctaagcctatatcactcaaaatgtcgattagatcacaaacacatcaattaatttcatcatcaaaatccaagtttcaacacaatatgcttaacaaaaaatctcattcaacactctagaactaagcatattgatattagacatcattttattagagattttgttaatatccatgatatattttttgaatttattgatacaaaacataattaggtgatatttttataaaacaattaaatgaggaacaatttaattttattataagagaattaggtatgttaaatcttcaaaatgcatgagttcctctcatatatatttttttctttttatcgagATCATTTTCTATCACcttcttgaaattttattcatgggtatttgatccttcatttgatgatATTTTCCTATGAATTCTTCATCTCTCTACTCACGAAAGAGTATTTTtaattcatggacttttggtatacttgatcttttatgcgatgattatttcctatgaatctttcttccttctatttacaggataagggatttgattcatgaatttttagtatgcacattttgatcttttatgtgatgaatcttttctctttctatttacgaatgtagaagtttgattcatggactttcgattcttataacttgatttttcttgtgatgaatgaattcctcccttcttcttcttatttttatgacaaaagggagaaagaaacttactagcatctcaagaaaagtaaaaatgctagcttgcacatctcaagaagaacaaaaaatgcttacacatctcaagaagaaccaaaaatgcTTGCACATCTAAGGAGAAGTATTTATCttgtaaagtttttgcttaacttctcattttacaaatttgctagcttgcataaattggtgtaaaacttacttgcatagtttaaaatacttgttgaatgattttctattttgttgatgataaagggggagaaatgatgaatgtttagaaTCATAATATTGAATTTGGTATCGAGCATGAAgtaataaatggttaaaaaatactttagtatcatgtaggttatgcccaaaatgattgaaaatatgaatgctttggtatcatgaatgttatgcccaaaatgatattaattttgatatcatgcatgaagtgatgaatgctttaggATCACGtaggttatgcccaaagtgatattgatttggtatcatgcatgaagtgatgaatgctttagtatcatgtaggttatgcccaaagtgatattgatttgttatcatacatgaagtaatgaatgttttagtatcatgtaggttatgcccaaagtgatgttgatttgttatcatatatgaagtgatgaaattgtatatgttatactttgatgacttgaaactataatgatgcataatgtatgaaatatgatatattgcatttgatcactatgatcgaaattatttcacttgaattcaaatgttatgattccttttgaattcaagttttccttatctcaatatggcataaagatagggggagttaaggttaactccgtcattaattggttgtcatcataaaaaaaggggagattattgaatctcatattttgatgatgaaattaattgataaattaataatctaatccatgtattgagataagtgatgcaggactaactacgatcatgaaaaagataaaacaattaaagaggaatcaaatgttgggctacagtcaatgatcgagcatcgggccaaatgaATCGGGGGATCCGCTAAAGGATCGgatgatgcagtgaaagctcatcggaacttcatagagagttcgtcgaaagcttaCCAGAAGTtcactaggagtttgccggaagtccattgagagttcggttgaaTAATTAATGTGTCTGATAACTTAGATTGCTTGTATTGTAATTATTTTAgctttaactatcatagttaggactttaatttgagttaatttTAAGAGAAATCTTACtagctcaattaggggccaactgggcccaaaacaaGACTgaaaaacccgtgaaaaggagaaagctttataagaaggtggttggtcttcgcctattgaaggaagaccattagtggacattggtgacctcgacggaggagaaatcagaagtggacataggtcacaatgatcgaaccactataaatctggtgtgttctttccttattgctttctttcattacttagctatactctacactttacatttactctaagtcattaccTTCATTACTTTTCGATACTGGCTTtgtcgaaacgattttatcgaacgaaattttccaaatcaacataatttttattgctgcactaattcacccccctcttagtgccagatTGACATTAACAGAGACAACATTTTcaaacctcacacctctcttagaatgatcaaagctaaagaagaaggaggaggacactcatcactttttcaacactttaataagacttttgttcacactttcattacACTTTTATGTAGGAAAGAGTGtggttttataggccccaatggcttcaaaaatggagctaaaaagtatctcatctcgaATTTccagggtactagcagtaccactgcctgtagactgatgctgggtggtgccatcacctaatagagcctcgaagattaagctttggcagtaccatcgcctaataggGCGGTACTATAGCTTGACAGCATTAATTgccggtagtaccaccacctagactaccTAGGAGGCCAAACCTCAAGTCGTTCCACCGCCTAATTTGAGTAATGCTACCGTTTGACGTGCCTCCAAGTGGTTGAATGAGCATACTTTTGGTGAATTCCCAacgaactcttggcgaactcccaacaaaatcttggTGAGCTCTTGATGAACTCTTAGtaaactctcgacgagctcttGGCGAGGTCTCGATGAACTTTTGGTGAGCTTCCGGTAAACTCTCGGCGAGGTTCCGGcacttcgtccgaatcttcatTATATCGTTCGATCTTTGACTTCGGCCTAATATCTACTTTATGTCttattcattatcgtagttaatcctacaacacttatctcaatatatggattagatcaataatttatcaattgattttatcatcaaaatccaagtttcaatagtctcctaaacctgtgaaaggtgaaagagttgtaagagggtagttagtcttcgcccattgaaggaagattgttagtggacgccggtagcctcaacagaggaggaatcgggagtagacataggttacgatgaccgaaccactataaaattggtgtacaTTATCTTCTTTACTATTTACTTTGCAATTACTTTACATCTTCATCACTCTTCGATGAACATCTTTAAGCTTAAACGTCTTTCCTATACGGTTGTATCGTATGAATTTTTATGATCAACGTAGTTttccaaaagcactaattcaccccccctcttagtaccgacttgatcctaacaataacttTTTACCATCAcataaaaaaagatagaaaaacaaGCACTCATTAGGAAGACCATTGTTGATGCTTAAGTGATTTGAGATTCTTTCTTGTCCATTagaattagattttttattaatatcattaaacttaatttattaatttaaaatatttaagctcaaatttataataatataattattagatatttataaattaatttagatTTTTGTTAGTTTAACTTGTGGGACTAAATGACCCAATCAAAAAACCTTTGGTCACTTGTCCAACACATAGGTCAATTGgtcatatcatatttttaattaaaattttgttaaatatattaaataatttaaaattataataaatataaatttaaaaatattaaaattaatttaaaaattatataaaatagataaaaatgacaatatcaaccaacattataaacataaacATTGGTTATAATTGCACTAAGTTAGATTGGTGCTTTTAACCTATTTCTTGCGTTAGCACCAATTTTGGTGATTGATGTAAATACTCTCATAAGCAAATAATAAAAAAGTTAAGCTAAgggtatttaaatattttttttgttatattacAAGATCAATTTATGTAACTCGATTGATGTAAGTTATATAAATTTCAATCAGGTCAATTGACTTATTCTtattctttaatatataaacaacaatgacgacttgaaaatgattataTAGATCTTTTATTGTTATTAAGAttagtaaaaaattatatttaattttattttttaattaataatctgATTCCTGATTGTAAGCAAAACCTTACAATAAAAACTTTATTATTTAAGATCCACcatatggatttttttttcttcgatTGTTGATTCTTTTCCAATCATAAATTTCAAAAATCAACTATAGACTGTGTAATAGGAGGTAGAGTAGTCTGTGTAAGACTAACAGtgttttaagataaaaaaaatatataacttaTGATTCCATTATTGATGTGAACTCAAGTAACAGAAACATCAGCTGCGTTCACAAAACAACGTTGCAGGACATGAATATTTAGTAGTGTACACATAAAAGGAAGATAACTGagaaatatatatagttttgctaaaatatctgctcttcttctaCTCCTCCAGCTCGAACGCAGATCCGGGGAAGCTGTCAGAGAGACCAGTGCCCGTCTTGAAGGTGACCTTCCCGGAGGAGGGGTCATCAATGAATACTTCGACGACAGAGAGCCAGAGGAGCAGCTCTTTGGTCTTCACGCCGGTTATCTTCTTCATCTTGCGCTCCTCCACAAAGGCCGTCACCTCGGTGGCATACGAAACGTGCTGCTTGATTTTCTTGAACGtgtgttctttcttcttcttctggagCAGCCACATGAATCCAGCTGCACGGTTATAGCCGAACTCCTCGATGCCCTCCAGCGGCAGCAATCCCTTAGGAAGGCCCAGCTCTTGGAGCAGCTGCACGGATTTCTTGCTGCAGAGGGCGTGATCTCCATGATAGACCTCGGCTCCCACCTTATAGTTCTCGATGGTCTGCGCTGCCATGGTATAACTACAGGAGATTAATGCAAAGGAAGACACGTACGGAGGTTTATATGGCGAGTATGTTCAAGACTGATGGTGATGGAGCAAGAGATGGTGgaagtatttatagatgagtatgGAGCTGCTTCCCGTTCTCTAACTTTGGTCTTCGGGTTGACGATGCAGTGGCAGAAGAAAAAGAAGTCTCACTTAATGGGCTAATGTTTGTTGTATATCACTGACTTTGTAATCATCTTCCAAAGGCAGACATGGAAGTCAAGTCTACCACCGTGAGCTCAATAAATGTGCCTCCTTTGCTAGTATGGTCCACGGTTGACAACGTAGCATTGCCGTTGGAAAGTTAAGACTAATTCAAACTTCCAAAGCTCTGCCTTTAATGGTCGGTGTGTAAGTTTGTTAGGTTGTTTAAACTAATCTACACAAGTATTGTGTGTCAGCTGTTGCTTCGTTCACACCCATATATGCATTCTATTTACACCTTTTCAAAACCGTTCATCCCACTTCCTCGTTTAATCGGATTGTCTGGCAGATTAAAATtggttttttaatatatatatatatatatatatatatgtatatatatatatatgtatatatatatatatgtatatatatatatatacatatatatatgtatatatatatatatacatatatatatatatatatacatatatatatgtatatatatatatatatgtgtatatatatatgtatatgtatatatatgtatatatatatatatatgtatatatatgtatatatatatatacatatatatgtatatatatgtatgtatatatatgtatatatatataaatgtatatatatatacatatatatttatatatatatgtatatatacgtatatatttatatatatatatatatatacatatacataaatatatataggtatatatttacttatatatatatacatatgtatatgtatatatatatatatgtatgtatgtatatatatatatatatatgtatatatatatatgtatatatatagatacatatatatatatgtatatatacatatatatatatatatgtatatatatatgtatatatatatatatatgtatatatatatatatatttatgtatatatatatgtatatatatatatatatttatgtatatatatatgtatgtatatatatatatatatatatttatgtatatatatgtatgtatatatatatataaatatatatacatacatatatatatacatacataaatatatacatatataatcagAATTTCTCTTCATATCCTTTTTAATATAACCAAATCGTCATTCTATATATACTTCTTTACAAGAAAACTATTCAAAAATTTAGATTAATGTTCATTTGATAACTTGATCAATTATTTTATGTGATTATGGATATAATCAATCTAGTAGTTCTATTTGGATAACAAAGGCAAATACCTAATcataattgatgccaaatttttgCTTGTAATCCTTTGTCACCAATCTCGTTTTATACTTTTTAACTTGGGCTTCTGCATTTTTGTTTATTTTGTAAACCGATTTCACACTGATAGCATTTTGTCCTTGCGGTAGTGATGTTAATTTCCAAGTCTTATTTCTCTCGATAAAGTTGAGCTCTTCATTTATAGCATCCTTCCaccttttatctttcatgacatattCATATTGAAGTGGTTCACTATATCCaaggaaacaaacaagatgaaattCATCTCTTACTTTATATAAATCTCTTAGACTTCTTATTTTTTGAGTAGAGCTATCTTTTGGAGATGATTGTGTAGAGGAAGATATTGTCCATGATGGTGGTGAAGACGATGAAGTAATTTTAAACTCAGTTTGTTTTTGTACATCTTCTGAAACTCTTCGATATTGCTCTCCCAATTCCATTTACTTTCTTCATTGAACTTCACATCTATACTTATAATAATCTTTGAATTGTTAAAGTCAAATAATTTGTAGGCTTTGGATTTAGTGTTGATGGTGTTATGAGTACCATCGACTAATAAGTCAACCCTGTTGATTcactatcgaaggtgcaagctcaTCTAGGTATCTCTTTCTAGTTGACATGGGAGACTTGATGAGATGAGATCGCATAGGCTATCTGGTCGGAAGCCATTCTATTAGTAAGGACCCGGTTCGGGATAGTTGATAGGCAAATTGGGATCTTCCTGGTTGCAAGTTTCCTCTATGGGGGCTTGGTCATCCGAGTATCTTCGAGTGACCAGTGATCTTACATGATAGGCTGGTGCCGAGGGTTGCCAGGCGTAGCCCCTCCAATGCTTACGTTAGCAAAGGGACGAAGATAACAATGTAAGTTATATGATTGAGTTACTGTGTAGAGAGCTCCCCACTCAGCATGAGCTGATAGGTTCTTTTTTATACCTAGTCCCTAGGCCTTTTTACTAGTTGGCCTAGGATAAGATCAGGTTAACCATCTAATCATTCGGGTCTCTGATCTTGATAAGGTAGGATGCTTATTGTCAATCATTGATGGGGGACGCATTAGGACACAACGTGATGCTATTTTGGGGCTGGCGACTTGAATGCTACTTATAGGTGCTctacaagctaatcatgtgagtgatgacatgtatgacatgacacacagtctttttgattattattattattatattttctcactttatattgcttgatgtataaatatattgtgatgttcatattagtcataggtgccctacaagctaatcacgtgagtgatggcacatgtgacatgatacgcataatttttacttattatattatttgatattttatcactttatattgcttattacataaatatatatattataatgttcatagatctgtgcaatgagaatcggatcatgatgagatcataataatgagattgatttacctttaaacataaatcctaaataagcttggtcataggttactcgagagagacatcgagataatcgaacatacttatgtactatatacccatccatttgATGGAGGCAACTAATCTCAAAGTTACTTATGTGGGGACAATAGGGATATagagtaggtgctcattggagaatgagtttactaattgatcctctcacggaatgctagatagttgatgatgccttattgttagatagcaattccgtagtcctagtagtgtctctgatttttagacttgaaacaccaaggatgccctatatgagtactccactctttgatattaaaCATATAtgcttggaagtttcagatctggcACAATTGgtaatcgggagtggtagccaacattacgagggctattgagtgtcgatagaggatcatccaatctcgatattatgagaggaatattccatgtgttcttgctcagacaaatccatagctagggttattcagattgagagagaaagagttctccaagagaattcgattagagtgagactcgagtagaaaccgtataggtttgataataccatgcccaatatacagtctctgagatattagatagatgagacacCCTAGGTACacaataactaaggatagataggtccaaatgattggatttccctatatcatctatgttaggatcgagagcactaagaggggggggtgaattagtgcagcggaaatcttacagcgattaaaaccaaaagctgcgttcgttcaataaaaactattatgatgcaaaagctaattctcagtttgtatcttagtgcagtttgcgtctaagcgcagattgcgtctaagcgtagtttgcgtctaaacacaatttgcgtctaagcgcagttttgcgtctaagcgcagtttgcgtctaaacacagtttgcgtctaagcgcagttttgcgtctaagcgcagtttgcgtctaaacgcagatttacgtctaaacgcagtt is a window from the Musa acuminata AAA Group cultivar baxijiao chromosome BXJ2-1, Cavendish_Baxijiao_AAA, whole genome shotgun sequence genome containing:
- the LOC135598161 gene encoding uncharacterized protein LOC135598161; this encodes MAAQTIENYKVGAEVYHGDHALCSKKSVQLLQELGLPKGLLPLEGIEEFGYNRAAGFMWLLQKKKKEHTFKKIKQHVSYATEVTAFVEERKMKKITGVKTKELLLWLSVVEVFIDDPSSGKVTFKTGTGLSDSFPGSAFELEE